The region TGTATTTACTTTGCAAGATAATCCATTACTTCTCTATTTGTTTCTAGTGGCTTATGCCCCTTTCCGGTCATTCTTTTGTCACTAAATCACATGCAATACAAACTATACTATGGTGTTGTACATCGACGAGCTGATAATAGCCTGCTACAAACATTTTCTGGTGATAGCAAACTACGGTACTGCATAAACAACTTACGAAGAACGCTGGCCACGTAGCTGATGATAAATAACAATTCGCTCTTCCTTACTCTAATCAGTGCATAAGGTTGATGTGAAATATATCTTTTGTCAATCTTGTTCACATGTCTTTTTTTTTTGTTGCTGGTATTGCCTTTCGATGTGTCACAAAATAGATGATGTTTTAGCATTGACTCGTTCTCAAATATGTATTCTTGACCATGCGTATATGTTAGTAGAAACTTGTAGTTTAATATGATGGAAATATATTTCATGAAAAATCTAATATTTCTACTTTCATCTTACCAATCTAACTATTATTTTATCTACTGCTAGTCAAAGTTAAACAAATTTGACTGCACGCTTTCTAGGAAACTATCTATTTACGAACGGAAGGAATATATCATATGTGGTCTCGTATACTAGGTTTTGCACTTGAGCAATCTTGACTTATTGTTATGGAATCCACAAATGTGTGTTTTTTTAGGTGTTAAATTTTCAGTTACTAAGAATTATTCTTAACTTCTTAAATTTGTAGGTCCTGATGCAGTAAATTTTCAGCCATATTGTTGTTTGAGAAATTGATCCAGATGTGCGCATCCGTTATCTGCTGTGAACCTTGAGTCAGAGGATACTCATTTCCAGCTGATATCACTTCACGTGAGAGCTTCGTGGTATTCTTTTGGCAGTGATTATGATGGAGTGCAACAGAGAAGAGGCTTCCATGGCCAGGGAAATTGCTGTAAAGAAGTTGGAAGATAAAGACTTCGCTGGTGCCCGAAAGATTGCACTTAAAGCTCAGATGCTATTTCCAGAGCTTGAAAATATATCTCAGCTGTTAAGTGTTTGCACTGTACACTGTGCAGCAGAGGCAAGGGTGAATGGAGAGCCGGACTGGTATGCAAtccttcaagtggaggcaacaacaGATCATGCTAACATAAGAAAGCAATACCTCAGGCTTGCCTTTTCACTCCATCCCGATAAAAACTGTTTTCCTGGTGCTGAAGCTGCTTTCAAGTTGGTTGCTGAAGCTCATTCAATATTGTGTGATCAAACAAAGCGATCTCATTATGATATCAGAAGGCAGTATGCTTCCAGAAAAGTGCCGAAGCAAGCTACACAGCAACAAAAGAAGAGTGGCACAAGCAAATGCGATGTACCTGGGTATGAACTGACTTTTTGGACCATATGTGGTCATTGTCAGATGCGATATCAGTATCACAACCATGTCCTAAACACTCTGATCCGCTGTCTGAACTGCGAAAATAATTTCTTTGCATACAAGTACAACTTGCAAGAACAGTATGTGCCGACTTCATCGAGTGTACCCACTAATTCTCAAGTTCCAACAAAGACGTTTCCAAGTCAACAAGGCCGCCGTGTGAAGCTTTCTTCTGCACAGGAAACCACAGGTCCGAATCCAAGGATGAACGCGGCCCAGTGTGACGGTTACATGAAAGGGTATAGCAGGCCAACCATGGGCGAGAAAGCTAGTCAGTCAAGAACGACAAGTGGGCAAAGTCAATTTTCAGCAATGAATCAAGAAAAACCTGCTGTACCAACTGCAAATGAACATATGGGTGGATGGTCAATACCAGATCCTCCTGATCCAAGCATCATTGGCAGACCAAAGTCAGGTAGAGCAGATGCATCTGCAGCTTCAAATGCTATGAATGTCCCTAGTCAGTCAAGAACGACAAGCGGGCAAAATCAATCTTCAGCAATGAGTCAAGAAAAACCTGCTGTACCGACTGCAAATGAACATATGGGTGGATGGTCAATACCAAATCCTCCTGATCCAAGCATCATTGACAGACCAAAGTCAGGTAGAGCAGATGCATCTGCAGCTTCAAATGCGATGAATGTCCCTGGTCCTGCGAAGCTTTCATCTACAAGTGTAAACACATATGCCAAAATAAGGATAAATGTGGCAGAACGCGATATAAAAGGGCATGACAACCCTAGTGGTGAGAAGGAAGCTAACGAGTCGTATACTACAAAGGGGAAAGTTAAAATTCCAGCAAAGACTGAAAGTAAATCTTCTGCCCAAACTGTAAACATGAAGACAGGTGTTTTTGACAGAAAGAACTCGGGTATAGAGGATGTATCTACAGTGTTAAATGCTGCAGGATCCCCCACTCTCCGGAGATCAGCTAGGAGGACACAAGATGCTGATGGCAGTAGTAGCCTCAGCTATAATAGCAAAAAGAAGCGAAGAAAGAATACTTTTCCAGCGAATGCTGACTTGAATGGGAAGCAAATATTTGATGATAATGTCACTAACGCTGACAGGCAATCTGTTCCATCTGACGTGTCTGGCAAAGTAGACATCCAAGAGGAAGCTAAAACTCCAGATATAGGTGATCAGGACAATATCAGGGCAGAAGTTACAGATACTGTTGGTCAGAGTCAACCTTGCTATTCTGTGAAGCTTTCTTTCCCTGACGCAGATTTTTTCGATTTTGAGAAGTTGAGGGATGCTAGTCTGTTTGCAACTGGTCAGATCTGGGCCCTTTATGATAACCTTGATGGCATGCCAAGATATTATGCTAGAATAAAAAGTTTGGATGCGTCCAACTTTAAAGTTCATCTCACTTGGCTGGAGCGCATTGCAATGAATGAAGCAGAGGAGAAATGGTCCGATGAAGAACTGCCCGTTGCTTGTGGAAGCTTTAGCTTAGGAACAACAGAGATATCACAAGACAGACTCATGTTTTCGCATATTGTTTCATGGACAAAAGGCAAACGAAGGAAATATGAAGTACATCCCAGTAAGGGTGAGGTCTGGGCTCTTTATAAGGGATGGAACATGCAGTGGGGATCAGATGCAGATAATCATAGATCCTATGAATATGAAGTCGTGGAAGTCCTGTCAGATTTCTCAGTTAGTGCTGGCGTTACTGTTGTCCCATTGGTCAGGATTGAAGGCTTTGTCTGTTTATTTGCGACAGTTAAGGAGAAATCTGAAATTGTGGTAGCACCAAGTGAGCTACTTCGTTTTTCTCACAGTGTTCCGTTTTATAGGACAAATGGGAATGAGAAAGTTGGTGTCCCTGGAGGTTTTCTGGAACTTGACACTGCATGTCTCCCCATTGACCTGGATGCAGCGTTTCCTTGTGTTTCTCTTCACTCCTACATGTCCCCTGGCAAGAAAGAGGGCAGCACATCCATTGATTTGAGCACTGGCAGTGCAAGCAGTAGAGGAaaacatgaacatatttcttcTGAGCCAAAGACATCCTTGCAGAAAAATCCCAATGGTCCTAATGCTTTAGGTGACTTCTCTGAGCAAAATAGTCCCTCCTTAGTTTATACATATCCTGATTCTGAATTCTATAACTTCGAAGAATGCCGCTCATGTGAGAAGTTTGAACGTGGACAAATATGGGCTTTATACAGTGATGTTGACAACTTTCCTAAGTTCTATGGCTGGGTAAGCAAAGTCGAGCTAGAGCCTTTCAAAGTTTATTTGACCTGGCTTGAAGCTTGTCCCCAAGCGGAGCAGGAGAAACAGTGGTTGGAGCAGGATATACCTGTCAGCTGTGGTAAATTTAAAATTCGAAACTGGACAACCATGTACGAAACAAACGATACTTTCTCTCATTTAGTATGCACCGGACATGACCCAAAGCAGCAGATTGAAATTTTTCCGCAAGTAGGTGAGATTTGGGTCATCTACATGGACTGGACACCTGACTGGACTCCCTCGAGCCCTCATGCTTGTGGATTTGGGATCGGTGAGATCATCGAGCGCACTGAAGCTAGCACAAAAGTTTCTCTTCTTACTCAAGTCAATGGTTACACAGCGGTGTTCAAGCCTGGCAAGCGAAAGAGAGTTGTGGAGATACCTACAAGGCACAATCTGAAGTTCTCTCACCGGGTGCCCTCGTTCTGTCTGACGGAAGAAAATGGCGGCAAGCTCAGCGGCTTCTATGAGCTGGATTCAGCCTCTGTTCCAGATGTCTTCCTTTACAAGCATGCCTGATGACATGCCGATGGAAAAGCTCAAACCCTGCCAATATATTCTGACTAGAATCATGTCTTATTCCGTCGTCAGTTTTTTCTACAGTACTCCCTCcgcaaagaaatataagagcgtttagatcactgctGTAGTGACCTAAACACTctaatatttctttacagagggagtacatatataTGCCGGTCAGCTTTAGTCTATTTGAAACCATGTTAGCATTCTATTGCAGACTTGCAGTGCCCTCTCTTACTGGTGGTGGTGAAGTATCAGGTAAACTATGCCTACTAGCGGGCGGAGGCGTGTGCCGTCGCGCCCGTCAGTAAAGCCTGAGACAGTCTTTGTCGGTTTCATCTATGGAAGAAAATTTAAATAGTTTGCTCGGGATAGAGTTGACGGTGTGAAAGTTCTTGATCAAAACTGTTCATTTTAGCGCAAAGTTTAGCACATCCGTTCTACTCGAGTGGTTCTTTACTGGGATTGGTCCGTGccctagttttttgttttttttaaacggATTTGTGCCCTAGTTTTGGCATATGGGGAATGGCTATAGCTCATTCATCTGTTGCATTCTTAGTACCCAGCAATATGCAGTTAGTGCGTATATGCAGAGCAGGAAGCAACATCTTCAACTACCATAAGATGCTCGATTTGAAACACTTTTCACTGCATCTGCAGATTAGTTGCATCTATCTCCTTCGCTGGTCCCTGAAACTAGCAACTATTTTTTGGCAGATCTGTTGGTAATAAGGCTATCTTATTATATCAGCTATTAGGCATGGCATGGTTGGTGTATTTTGATATAATTAGCATATACTTAATTTTTTCTCTATTTAGACCCTGTAGCAGCATCATTGttggttttttttcttcttctggaGTAGCTGCGTCGATCGATGATTATTGAAAGAAATTTAGTGCAATATATGAGCAAAACCAAATATGAACGAGTGCAGTGTAGGAAAAATCTGCTACATCTCATACACGTGGCGCTTGCTACAAATCATCCGGCTGATGCCAGGAGAAAGTAAGCCGCCTCGCCCACCGCTCGATTAGGCTGCTTTCGATGGTTGGATTAAGACCTCGAATCGTTTTTCTTTGCAGAGACGCGTTTGTAGTAGTTAGAAAATGTGTTCACACCTCACGTGGCCGGCGCTGGTAGTAGCTAGCTAGCGCGTTGGCAGTAGCTAGCCTATGCATAACTCAGCTAGTCAAAGAAGCCGACCCTGCTTCGCACAGCATGCATCCCATGCCACCAACGCAGCAGCTCCCCTTGGCGTTGCCTGCTGCGATGGTATGAGGTGTGCTGCGATGGCCCGACGATGACACGACGAGATGCTCCGGATGCCCGTGGTGTGCTGCGATGGCATCCCAACTTCTTTCAGGATGTTGCGACTACCGCTGCGGCGATGCTACGAGGCGTGTAGTGATGACCGCCAAGTTAGCACAATGACATGGCCGCGGGTGATGCTACGAGGCGTGTTGCGACGACATACTTCGAATGTCGCGATGTGCTCCGACGGCCGCAGTGATGCTGCCACGGCATGCTTCGAGTGCCTGGTGTGCTTCGACGGCCATGACGATGCTACAAAGACGCGCTTGGTACAGTCATGGTGATGTTGAGGCCTTGTGCTTCGACAACCATGGTGATGCTACAACGGATGCCTGGCTACTTCGATGATGCTGCAATGACGTGTTTCACGGACGCGACACTGTTGTGACGACGGACGTGGCAGCTTCAAATGATGGTGTCGCGACGTGCTTCGATGGCAGCAGCGATGGTCCCGACTACTCCAGCGATGCTGCGATGAGCTGATTGGAAGCTCCACTGCAACTGCACATGGAGCTCCAACGACCCCGGCGACGCTTCATTGCAACGCCGACGAAGCTCCACTACACGGTGATGCTCCATTGCAGCGTTGGCGAAACTCAACGACACCGGCGGCGCTTTATTGCAGCACTGGGCACGGTTCATTACAAAGCAACCATTAGCTTGGTAGCTAGTGCCAAATCCTTTGATACTCGTTCGTGCTTCTCTTGAGGTTATTCGCAGGCTCACTCACGTGTAGCTAGGTGGCAAAAGAACTGCATGTAAAGTACTTCCTCCGTTTTCAATTACTTGTCTCAcgtatgaatgtatctagatatattttagttttagatatgtCCATTTCAGTGAGGAGTAATTTGGAACGTAGGAAGTAGTCATTAAAAAACATGAAAATGGGTAGTCACACTCACGTGTTATGCGAGCTTCAATCTCCGTTCAACCCCACCACGCGCAAAACCTGCGACTATGGAACTCCCTCGCGCGGTGAAAGCGATGCGCTCCGCGCCGTACGATCCAGGGAGATCGGACCGTGTCGGACGCGACTTATGAAGCCAAGAAATAAGCCGGCTGTTTTTAAACCTTTTCCCTCGTATAccttttcttgttttgctttgaAAGACGGACTTAAGATGGCGCTGTTTCAACAATGGCCTTGTCTGCTGGATCGTGTAGAGGATGAAGAGCCTGCAGTGTCCACTACCTAAATTTATACAAAAGTGAAGCCAGTTTTTCAGATCATTTGTTTACTTTCGTGACCATCTTATTGTGGAAACCAAAAATTCCCTTCCAAGTCCATTATAAACAGAATTTACCGAATCCCAAAAAATGTTGATGCAAGTAGAGAAATCCAACATCCTTTGTACATCATGATCTCCTTAAATAATTTGAGGTCATCGACTCGAGGAAACATCATATTTCACCAAACCTACCAAGTAAGCATGTGTACTACTCCCTTCGTATTCATAATATAAAACGTTTTTTTTGACGCATCAAAAAACGCCTTCCCATCTAATCTCATATAGCAACTCCGTAGCAATATCAATCACCATTGTAAACCCCTTGCACGAGGTAAATCTCCACCATGAAATATCAAAGCAAACTGGATGTAAGGTATTACTCTACGGAGGcacaaacctgggtaaaacctttGTGCAACCTCTGCTCTGAGACTTCCAACTGCGCTTGGAACCCTACCGAGGGATCTGGCGGTATTTTGCACCGTCAACTAGCACTCCTAGGTacttcgcaaaaaaaaaactagCACTCCTAGGTACCAATATGAtgtttggtacaaagattgaacacaaaggacgaactatggtttgagatgagatggtgctggtgaagatgatgattcccacaatgagaggagtgttggtgatgatgaagacttcgatttccccctctcggaggtaaGTTTCCCTTGTGGAATCAATCGGCCATAGAGCAAAAATGCTCTATCTCTGTTCCGCCTCGCAAACGGTGGTAGAAAATCCCAAAATTGTtctcttgattttttttctagggtaaTTAGGATTTTAGGGCCAAAGGACTTCAAGAGGAGAGCCACTAGGGGCACACAAGCTTAGGTGACGTGTCGAGTGGCTGCGCCACCTGCCCATGTGTGGTGGCTGGTGGACCACTTTTGGCATATCTTTGCTCCATaattcattatatattccaaaTAATTCTTCAAAAATCCACGCTTCAGTTTGAGTTCCGGAGAATTGCTATCTCTTATGTTGTTATTTTAGGTtcagaatttcagctgccggcaaACTCCCTCTCTTTGTATAACTTGCAttttaagagagaaaatgcattagaattggaCTATAATGTGAACTATAACACTGAAATAAGATAAACTACAATAGGAaataatgatgcaaaatggacgcatcaactCCCCAAGCCTAGACTCTGATTGTTATGAAATCCATAAGCACGGCTTATTCTCCAGTAGTTTGCTTCACTACCTCCCATTTAAGATACATAAGTTGTCAGTACTTCGACCTTGCCACCTACTCTGAATTTAAGGCAGCATGTGTTAAAATACATAATTACCATTTATAAAGTCTATTTTAAGATCCATAAACCATTTTAATGGGGAGGTGGTTCTACTGAGGCAAACCACATCTAATAAGACACTAGAAAGTATATAAAGATATTGTTGCTAGACAATAAGCTTCTGAGATTGGAACCGGGATATTTAAGGATATCAAAACTCTTTTAGCAAAACAAAAGGATATCAAaatatgcgcgcgcgcacacactccATTATTCATGCCTACGTGATTGCACATGCATTACAATGGGGGCATAATTGTTTTAGTAGGTTGTCTACAACTGTGTTTCCGTTGAGTCAACACTTGTTCGTTTAACAAAGAAAACATAATTTTATTCGGTTTGCCAATAAAAAGGAGGGTAGTTGAGGCGCTTTTTAGGAAAACCGATAAAAGTGGCGTATCCAGTGCTGAAAGCTCCCACAAAAGGTGGGGTCTGAGGAAGGAAATATCTAAAAAACCTTATCTTTGCATAATAATTCTGCAAGGAGGACAGTTCGAAGCCAAGACCTCCAGGCCACAAGCGGAAAGACTGCCACTGCACCAGGCACGCCCTTCTTTCTTAGTCATCGGTTTTTAAGAGAAAACCGATGACTAAAATCCCAGAAATAGGAGGGTAAAGAATCAATATGAtgaagggagaggggaggaggtacATATGGTTGGTTCGGCGAAGAAAGAAGTAAAAGAGGGAAATGTGTTCATTTCTTTAGTAAATGTTCGTGTGTTGCTATAGGGAAAAAGAATCACTcggacctcatcaagccaaaatctaAGCTCTTGAGGTTTGCATCTAGCAAATATGCCTTTCATGCAAGGTTTTTCTACAACTTGGGATGGCGGAAGATTTCAACTAAATTTCACGTTTCTAAAGAAGAACCACAAGTTTCAGAAATAACGTAGGGAAGATCAAAGATAAAACATGAAGGCAAATGACACTACATATCCCAGAACAACTACTATGAATATGAGTAAATTTTACCCAAAAAggttttcgccccgctttatatataaagcaccgatTATCAAGCATCCAGTACAAACACACGCCACcgcaacacacgcacacatgcagagCAGGATACAAAGGCGCTGAGtgcagcaacaccacccctagcactacGACGAGGagatgaagctacatatgacggaccatgagctccaaggcggcgccttcaggaaggacacgacaccggagcgccaccaccgcccgatccgaggatcagagtttTCCCTGGAGCCACATGCCGGGCAGTGAgaaccgcgacgacgccttcaagaagagaACGGTCTTCGCCGTCGctggtccgtccgaagatagaacaggttttcacctcggccaacaCCCACTGCCACCGACCGCCACACCCCGGCCACCACGCTGCCCACACGGCCATGGTGACTGGGCAGCACCAAGGCACGGGCTCCGCCCAAGAGCACCACGCTACCACCACCAGGGCCACCGCCCCGGCATCCCCGACCTTGACACCACCTCGCCCGAGACCCGCCGCACCCCAGCGAAAGAGACGAGCAgaaaggtcccacctttcgcaCCCCTGGGCGACCCCCAATGACGAGACCCAATAGGCCGGCCAAAGCTGGCATCCACCGATCCGTCCTGCTGCCCCGAGCGCGAGATGAGCTCGGTCCTGCAGCACAGAGAGGGGGACGAGGTCAATCCTGCtgcaccgtgcgcgagacgagctcggtcctgctgcaccgtgcgcgagacgagctcggtcctgcagcaccgggcgcgagacgagcggtgGACCGCAGCTGGGAGAGGACCAGCCCTTTGATGGGAGCCGCGCTCGGGCACCGAGGAGATGGGCCGAAGATCGAGATGGTCTGAACGCAGACGAGCCGACGCCGGAGAAGCCGGCCGCTGCCGCGAGCAGAACCGTCGAGCCACCGTGAAGCTGGCACGCCACTGGGAGGCCACCACCGCCGGACCTCCCCACGCCGCCGCCCATGGCCGGAGCAGCGGCCACGCCCGGCCGCTGCCCTACCCGCGTCGCCCGGCGAGCTCCAAGCGCCGGAGCCACCGGGCACGAACCACCGGTGCCACGGGCCGCCGGCCGTCCCCCAACGCCAGATCCGGTCGGATCCGGTAAGAGACCGGCCggccccgccgccaccaccaaCCAGAGCCACCTCCACCCCCCGCACCCCGCCGCCGAGTCCAATCGTCGCACCGCGACCACACCGACAACCAGCGCCACCACCAAAGCTGCCCCCACCTCGAGGACCAGCCAGAGCACCTCCAGCCCAAGCCAGCCACCGCCGTCGGGGGCAGCCACGCGCCACCCGAGATGCCAACGACCAGATCTGGCCACGCCAGATCGAGGGCTGCGGGCACCACGGGCACCGCGTGTAGCCATCCCCGTGATCCCCAGGGGCCACAGCGGCCATGGGCCGCGCACAGGAGCCTGCCGTCGCCGCCCGAGATCACGCCAACGCACCCCGCTGCCAGAGCGCCGCCACTCATCGAGGAGACCGCCCGACGAGCCCACCAGCAGAGGGGAGAGAgggtcccgccgccgccgacgccgaccgggctttgcccggcgacgcgccccggcggcggcgaggaggagaggaggggggaggggcgcgGGGCCGGCGGCGCTAGGTTTTCCCCCTCAGCCTCCGCGGGAGGGACGTGAGAGGGACGAGATGCCGTCTCCTAAATTTTACATGCACAACGGTATGAATTACAGAATTGTTAGACTTTCCTTTTGTATTTTCCTTGTGTTGTTTCAGTAAAGTAAGTTATATGCTCAGTTGGTCTACATCATTGAAGGTTATTGTTTTTAGCCCCTGAACAAATTTGCAGGTCAAGAGTAGGTAGCAGTATAGGTTACGTTATTCAGACAGATCCGCTCCATGAACAAACTGAATTTAGCTCTGCGGCACTAAATGCAACCATGAAAATATAGTAGTGAACTTATGGCA is a window of Triticum dicoccoides isolate Atlit2015 ecotype Zavitan chromosome 2B, WEW_v2.0, whole genome shotgun sequence DNA encoding:
- the LOC119362212 gene encoding uncharacterized protein LOC119362212, giving the protein MMECNREEASMAREIAVKKLEDKDFAGARKIALKAQMLFPELENISQLLSVCTVHCAAEARVNGEPDWYAILQVEATTDHANIRKQYLRLAFSLHPDKNCFPGAEAAFKLVAEAHSILCDQTKRSHYDIRRQYASRKVPKQATQQQKKSGTSKCDVPGYELTFWTICGHCQMRYQYHNHVLNTLIRCLNCENNFFAYKYNLQEQYVPTSSSVPTNSQVPTKTFPSQQGRRVKLSSAQETTGPNPRMNAAQCDGYMKGYSRPTMGEKASQSRTTSGQSQFSAMNQEKPAVPTANEHMGGWSIPDPPDPSIIGRPKSGRADASAASNAMNVPSQSRTTSGQNQSSAMSQEKPAVPTANEHMGGWSIPNPPDPSIIDRPKSGRADASAASNAMNVPGPAKLSSTSVNTYAKIRINVAERDIKGHDNPSGEKEANESYTTKGKVKIPAKTESKSSAQTVNMKTGVFDRKNSGIEDVSTVLNAAGSPTLRRSARRTQDADGSSSLSYNSKKKRRKNTFPANADLNGKQIFDDNVTNADRQSVPSDVSGKVDIQEEAKTPDIGDQDNIRAEVTDTVGQSQPCYSVKLSFPDADFFDFEKLRDASLFATGQIWALYDNLDGMPRYYARIKSLDASNFKVHLTWLERIAMNEAEEKWSDEELPVACGSFSLGTTEISQDRLMFSHIVSWTKGKRRKYEVHPSKGEVWALYKGWNMQWGSDADNHRSYEYEVVEVLSDFSVSAGVTVVPLVRIEGFVCLFATVKEKSEIVVAPSELLRFSHSVPFYRTNGNEKVGVPGGFLELDTACLPIDLDAAFPCVSLHSYMSPGKKEGSTSIDLSTGSASSRGKHEHISSEPKTSLQKNPNGPNALGDFSEQNSPSLVYTYPDSEFYNFEECRSCEKFERGQIWALYSDVDNFPKFYGWVSKVELEPFKVYLTWLEACPQAEQEKQWLEQDIPVSCGKFKIRNWTTMYETNDTFSHLVCTGHDPKQQIEIFPQVGEIWVIYMDWTPDWTPSSPHACGFGIGEIIERTEASTKVSLLTQVNGYTAVFKPGKRKRVVEIPTRHNLKFSHRVPSFCLTEENGGKLSGFYELDSASVPDVFLYKHA